The following are encoded in a window of Cloacibacillus sp. genomic DNA:
- the cas2 gene encoding CRISPR-associated endonuclease Cas2 — translation MRILVFFDLPVVSKDERRIYTKFRKFLISDGYDMLQFSVYCRIVNGEDAVDKHLERLKKELPEKGSVRFLQITDRQYAAMKLLLGVKTKKEKFVDSRQTLLF, via the coding sequence TCCTAGTATTCTTTGATCTTCCCGTCGTCTCCAAAGACGAACGGAGAATATATACGAAATTCAGAAAATTCCTCATCTCCGACGGTTATGACATGCTCCAGTTTTCCGTCTATTGCAGGATCGTAAACGGAGAAGACGCAGTGGACAAACATTTAGAACGGCTGAAAAAAGAATTGCCCGAAAAGGGCTCCGTGCGATTTTTGCAGATAACAGACAGGCAATATGCCGCGATGAAACTGCTCCTCGGAGTGAAAACGAAAAAAGAAAAATTCGTAGATTCCCGCCAAACATTACTCTTTTAA